In a genomic window of Zingiber officinale cultivar Zhangliang chromosome 9B, Zo_v1.1, whole genome shotgun sequence:
- the LOC122023926 gene encoding homoserine kinase-like, protein MATAATPTRTFPPTRTPLNRTRPFSHFSRLRCYAGAKAPILTASNLTDPSPAFRSLTAFAPATVANLGPGFDFLGCAVGGGLGDTVTVSVDPAVAPGTLSIAEISGSSSASKLRRDPLWNCAGIAGIAAMRMLGVRSVGLSLSLHKGLPLGSGLGSSAASAAAAALAVSELFGGRLTPDELVLAGLESEKKVSGYHADNVGPSILGGFVLIRSYDPFEIIQLEFPHDRDLFFVLVSPEFEAPTKKMREALPANIPMKDHIRNSSQAAALVAAVVQGNVRVLGSAMAADAIVEPRRAPLIPGMVSVKKAAMEAGAFGCTISGSGPTAVAVIDEEEKGNEIASRMVEAFAKEGNLQSIATVAKLDRVGARVIGTEAA, encoded by the coding sequence ATGGCGACGGCAGCCACTCCCACCAGGACCTTCCCTCCGACCAGGACTCCACTTAACCGGACCCGCCCGTTCTCCCACTTCTCCCGCCTCCGGTGCTACGCCGGTGCTAAAGCCCCGATTTTGACCGCCTCCAACCTCACCGACCCCTCCCCAGCGTTCCGATCTCTCACGGCCTTCGCTCCCGCCACCGTAGCCAACCTCGGCCCCGGTTTCGACTTCCTCGGTTGCGCCGTCGGTGGTGGCCTCGGCGACACCGTCACCGTCTCCGTCGACCCCGCAGTCGCGCCAGGTACTCTCTCGATCGCCGAGATCTCTGGATCCTCTTCTGCCTCCAAGCTCCGGCGTGACCCGCTATGGAACTGCGCCGGCATAGCCGGTATAGCCGCGATGCGCATGCTCGGCGTCCGCTCCGTCGGCCTCTCCCTGTCTCTTCACAAGGGCCTCCCGCTCGGTAGCGGCCTCGGCTCCAGCGCTGCTTCCGCCGCCGCCGCGGCGCTCGCCGTCAGCGAACTCTTCGGCGGCCGCCTGACCCCTGACGAACTCGTTCTCGCCGGGCTCGAGTCGGAGAAGAAGGTAAGTGGCTACCACGCTGACAATGTGGGGCCTTCGATCTTGGGAGGCTTCGTCTTGATCCGGAGCTACGACCCGTTTGAGATCATCCAGCTGGAATTCCCACATGACCGGGATCTCTTTTTCGTGCTGGTGAGCCCCGAGTTCGAGGCGCCCACCAAGAAGATGAGGGAAGCATTGCCGGCAAACATCCCAATGAAGGACCATATCCGGAACTCGAGTCAAGCCGCAGCCTTGGTGGCTGCTGTGGTGCAAGGCAATGTGAGGGTTCTCGGATCTGCAATGGCAGCGGATGCAATCGTTGAGCCGAGGAGAGCTCCCCTAATTCCGGGGATGGTGAGTGTGAAGAAGGCAGCAATGGAGGCAGGTGCCTTTGGTTGCACCATCAGTGGCTCCGGGCCGACTGCTGTAGCAGTCATCGATGAGGAGGAGAAAGGAAATGAGATCGCGTCGAGGATGGTGGAGGCTTTCGCCAAGGAGGGTAATCTCCAATCCATTGCAACTGTGGCCAAGCTTGATAGAGTTGGGGCAAGGGTCATTGGAACAGAAGCAGCCTAA
- the LOC122023927 gene encoding cytoplasmic tRNA 2-thiolation protein 1-like — MGDSDASSRSKRAAARLCSICNQRQAALKRPKTLQQICKECFYIVFEDEIHKVIMDNNLFRRGERVAVAASGGKDSTVLAYVMSQLNRRHNYGLDLFLLSVDEGITGYRDDSLETVKRNEIEYGLPLKVVSYKDLYGWTMDEIVKAIGLKNNCTFCGVFRRQALDRGAALMKADKIVTGHNADDIAETVLLNILRGDIARLSRCTIITTGEDGPIPRCKPFKYTYEKEIVMYAYFKKLDYFSTECIYSPNAYRGFAREFIKDLERIRPRAILDIIRSGENFRIATSTKLPEQGTCERCGYISSQKLCKACMLLEGLNRGLPKLGIGRTRGNNDLKKQREHGNSVPKITDSNLQSKQCGSLDF; from the exons ATGGGGGATTCTGACGCCAGCTCCAGGTCGAAGAGAGCAGCCGCGCGTCTCTGCTCCATCTGCAACCAAAGGCAGGCTGCCCTTAAACGACCTAAAACTCTGCAGCAG ATTTGTAAGGAATGCTTCTACATTGTTTTTGAAGACGAGATACATAAAGTTATTATGGATAACAACCTATTTAGACGTGGTGAGCGTGTTGCAGTTGCAGCTTCTGGAGGAAAAG ATTCAACTGTTCTTGCATATGTTATGTCACAGTTGAATCGCCGACAcaactatggattagatctcttcctTTTATCTGTTGATGAAGGCATTACAGGTTACAGAGATGATTCACTTGAAACAgttaaaagaaatgaaattgag TATGGATTGCCCCTGAAGGTGGTTTCTTACAAAGATCTGTATGGTTGGACAATGGATGAGATAGTGAAGGCAATAGGCTTAAAAAACAACTGTACTTTTTGTGGAGTATTTCGTCGTCAG GCTCTAGATCGAGGTGCTGCATTAATGAAAGCAGATAAAATTGTTACTGGCCATAATGCAGATGATATTGCTGAGACTGTTCTATTGAATATTTTGCGGGGTGATATTGCTAG GTTGAGTAGGTGTACAATCATTACTACAGGGGAAGATGGCCCTATTCCGAGATGCAAGCCCTTCAAATACACTTATGAGAAAGAAATTGTTAT GTATGCATACTTCAAGAAGCTGGATTATTTCTCCACCGAAT GCATTTACTCACCTAATGCATATCGTGGGTTTGCTCGTGAATTTATCAAGGACTTGGAAAGAATAAG GCCTAGAGCTATACTTGACATTATTAGATCAGGTGAGAATTTTCGAATTGCAACATCCACCAAGTTGCCAGAGCAAGGAACCTGCGAACGTTGTGGTTATATTTCTAGCCAA AAGCTGTGCAAAGCATGTATGCTGCTTGAGGGATTGAATCGTGGTCTCCCAAAACTTGGTATCGGAAGAACAAGAGGCAACAATGATCTGAAGAAGCAACGGGAGCACGGAAATTCTGTTCCAAAAATTACTGATTCCAACTTACAGAGCAAACAATGCGGGTCTCTTGACTTCTGA